The following nucleotide sequence is from Bacillota bacterium.
ACTGCCAAAGAGTACGCCAAGCCTAGAGGTGCGGGTGTACACAGCCGATGAATACAGAGAACAACATGAGGCAAAGCACCGCGAACAGAGCCGCGAGCGCCAAGAGCAACCAGAGCGGCAAGGCAGGCGAGAGGACAGAGTGGAGTTTAAGATATAGGGGGTTTGGCCGTGAAAGTCGAAGCAACAGGGGCACAGGAGCAAGTAAGGACATCGACCGCATTGCGACCGGGGGGGGAGCTAGGCAAGGATGCCTTCCTAAAGATTTTGCTCGCCCAGATTCAAAATCAAGACCCGCTTAAGCCGACGGATAGCACGGCCATGGTGGCGCAACTGGCGCAGTTTAGTACCCTAGAGCAACTGCAAAATCTTAATACCAAACTAGACCAACTGGTAGAGGGGCAGCTCCTTGGCGATTTTAGCTCCGTCATTGGCAAGACCATCGCCTACTTGGGTGAAAATGATGAGCCTAAAGTCGGTCTAGCTGAGTCGCTGCTCTGGCGCGGCAGAGAGAGCCTGCTACGGATAAATGGAGAACTGGTGCCCTTAAACAGGCTACTAGAAATAGGAGGAGGTAAGTAGGATGTTACGCTCTTTATTTGCGGCCATCTCTGGCATTCGTGGCCAGCAGGCCAAGCTCGATACTATCGGCAACAATATCGCTAATGCCAGTACCACTGGCTTTAAGGCCAGTAGGGTGAGGTTTCAAGACATGCTGAGCCAGACATTGCGTGTGGCTAGCGGGCCTACGAACGGTAGGTCAGGCACTAATCCCTCGCAGGTCGGCCTCGGTATGTCGGTGGCTGGCATAGATACCCTGCACACCCAGGGGTCACTACAGGCCACCGGTCGCCTCACCGACCTCGCCGTGCAGGGCAGCGGCTTCTTTGCCATGTCTGATGGCCAACGCACCCTCTTTACACGGGACGGCGCGTTTTCTATATCTAAAGATAACCAATTGGTCAATGCCTCTACCGGCATGACGGTC
It contains:
- a CDS encoding flagellar hook capping protein, which translates into the protein MAVKVEATGAQEQVRTSTALRPGGELGKDAFLKILLAQIQNQDPLKPTDSTAMVAQLAQFSTLEQLQNLNTKLDQLVEGQLLGDFSSVIGKTIAYLGENDEPKVGLAESLLWRGRESLLRINGELVPLNRLLEIGGGK